A window of Sphingomonas adhaesiva contains these coding sequences:
- the asd gene encoding archaetidylserine decarboxylase (Phosphatidylserine decarboxylase is synthesized as a single chain precursor. Generation of the pyruvoyl active site from a Ser is coupled to cleavage of a Gly-Ser bond between the larger (beta) and smaller (alpha chains). It is an integral membrane protein.) — translation MSDRLKILPQYLLPQQRLTALAGRIARARGGAMTTRLIRWFVTRYGVDMSEAAVPDIAGYATFNDFFTRALAPGARPIAPADFVCPVDGAISQFGAIDDHHILQAKGHRFTTTQLVGGDAALAARFRHGSFANLYLSPRDYHRLHMPCDGELRRMIYVPGALFSVNPLTARGVPNLFARNERVVCVFDSPDHKTFVMVLVGATIVGSMATAWHGVVNPRRTNRPSEWDYAPGEVVLEQGEEMGRFLLGSTIVMLFEPGVITFNEDWAPERKVRLGEVMGRRP, via the coding sequence ATGTCCGACCGCCTGAAGATCCTGCCCCAGTATCTGCTGCCCCAGCAGCGGCTGACCGCGCTGGCGGGACGGATCGCGCGCGCGCGGGGCGGCGCGATGACCACGCGGCTGATCCGGTGGTTCGTGACCCGATACGGCGTCGACATGAGCGAGGCGGCGGTGCCGGACATCGCCGGCTACGCCACCTTCAACGACTTCTTCACCCGCGCGCTGGCACCGGGCGCACGACCGATCGCGCCGGCGGACTTCGTGTGCCCGGTGGACGGCGCGATCAGCCAGTTCGGGGCCATCGACGATCATCATATCCTTCAGGCGAAGGGCCATCGCTTCACCACGACCCAGCTGGTCGGGGGCGATGCGGCGCTGGCCGCACGCTTCCGCCACGGCAGCTTCGCCAATCTGTATCTGTCGCCGCGCGACTATCACCGGCTGCATATGCCCTGTGACGGGGAGCTGAGGCGCATGATCTACGTGCCCGGCGCGCTCTTTTCCGTGAACCCGCTGACCGCGCGCGGCGTGCCGAACCTGTTCGCGCGCAACGAGCGCGTGGTATGCGTCTTCGACTCCCCGGACCATAAGACGTTCGTCATGGTGCTGGTCGGCGCGACGATCGTCGGCAGCATGGCGACGGCGTGGCACGGCGTGGTCAATCCGCGGCGGACCAACCGCCCGTCCGAATGGGATTACGCCCCCGGCGAGGTCGTGCTGGAGCAGGGCGAGGAAATGGGCCGCTTCCTGCTCGGCTCGACCATCGTCATGCTGTTCGAGCCGGGCGTGATAACGTTCAACGAGGACTGGGCGCCCGAGCGCAAGGTCCGCCTGGGCGAGGTGATGGGTCGCCGCCCGTGA
- a CDS encoding IclR family transcriptional regulator, which produces MNGAAPLPRTEPAKPVGAVTAAIAILRCLGRHDDSLRLTEIVGEEGINPSTALNILRTLEYEGLVAFDRRTKRYALAGGLADLAAPLIERDDPVTRAARAMVAAAQELHATIGLWRRVGDELELVHVADCGAAIRIAFTLGRRLPMFLGAMGRLVAARGDWDEAALARGFAQVPWAKAPDYAAWRDEIAIAARDGVGIDRGHVNAGMLGVAVPLERTGPLRHVVAAALFDNGSHADPTPIARRLRAVADAADA; this is translated from the coding sequence GTGAACGGCGCGGCGCCGCTACCCCGCACGGAGCCGGCCAAGCCGGTCGGTGCGGTCACCGCCGCCATCGCGATCCTGCGCTGCCTGGGGCGGCACGACGACAGCCTGCGGCTGACCGAGATCGTCGGCGAGGAAGGGATCAACCCCTCTACCGCGCTCAACATCCTGCGCACGCTGGAATATGAGGGGCTGGTCGCGTTCGACCGCCGCACCAAACGCTATGCGCTGGCCGGCGGGCTGGCCGACCTCGCCGCGCCGCTGATCGAGCGCGACGATCCGGTGACGCGCGCCGCGCGGGCGATGGTGGCCGCCGCGCAGGAATTGCACGCGACGATCGGCCTGTGGCGGCGGGTCGGCGACGAGCTGGAGCTGGTCCATGTCGCCGATTGCGGCGCGGCGATCCGGATCGCCTTCACGCTCGGCCGGCGGCTGCCGATGTTCCTGGGCGCGATGGGGCGGCTGGTGGCCGCGCGTGGCGACTGGGACGAAGCGGCGCTGGCACGAGGCTTTGCGCAGGTCCCGTGGGCGAAGGCGCCCGATTATGCCGCGTGGCGCGACGAGATCGCCATCGCCGCGCGCGACGGCGTCGGGATCGACCGCGGACACGTCAACGCCGGCATGCTGGGCGTGGCGGTGCCGCTGGAGCGCACCGGCCCGCTGCGCCACGTCGTCGCGGCCGCCCTGTTCGACAACGGCAGCCATGCCGACCCCACCCCCATCGCGCGGCGCCTGCGCGCCGTGGCGGATGCAGCCGACGCCTGA
- a CDS encoding N-acyl-D-amino-acid deacylase family protein — MHDLLIKNGIIVDGTGAARFRGDVGVADGRIVAVGDAQGPARETIDADGCIVTPGFVDIHTHYDGQVSWDQVLAPSSINGVTSAAMGNCGVGFAPARSDKHDWLIQLLEGVEDIPGSALAEGLTWDWESFPDYLDALSRREYTIDLGAHLPHAALRAYVMGDAGGDHLARPSAREVERMATLTREAIAAGALGFSTSRTHAHRSRDGLNIGTLTAEDPELMGIAAALRDAEAGVIQLISDAYLTADDDFAAAELQLIRRLATTSGRRVSFTVQQTDDAPDRWKGIYAEVDRMVADGLPVSTQVAPRPIGAILSFASTTNPFVVSATYRRIAAGAAVADRLAALADPQVRAAILAEHAAFHASEGFIALITRGFTRMFRMTDPVDYEPHESHSIAAEAARAGVDPAAHVYDVLMEEGGRRLLYMPLINYARGNLDDVHGMMTGPHALYGLSDGGAHCGTICDGSFPTTTIALWSKGSKSGLSAPLERLVHGYTQRNAAHVGWHDRGVLAPGYLADLNVIALDELSLAPPEIVQDLPAGGTRLLQQPRGYRWTVKSGVPTFERGAWTGRTPGRLLRGQRARAH, encoded by the coding sequence GTGCACGATCTCCTCATCAAGAACGGCATCATCGTCGACGGCACCGGCGCGGCGCGGTTCCGCGGCGATGTGGGCGTGGCGGACGGGCGGATCGTCGCGGTCGGCGATGCGCAGGGCCCCGCGCGGGAGACGATCGACGCCGACGGTTGCATCGTGACCCCCGGCTTCGTCGACATCCACACCCATTACGACGGTCAGGTCAGCTGGGACCAGGTGCTGGCGCCGTCGTCGATCAACGGCGTCACCTCCGCCGCGATGGGGAATTGCGGCGTCGGCTTCGCACCCGCGCGTAGCGACAAGCACGACTGGCTGATCCAGCTGCTGGAGGGCGTCGAGGACATCCCCGGCTCCGCTTTGGCAGAGGGACTGACGTGGGATTGGGAAAGCTTCCCCGACTATCTCGATGCGCTGTCCCGGCGCGAATATACGATCGATCTGGGCGCGCATCTGCCGCACGCGGCGCTGCGCGCCTATGTCATGGGGGATGCCGGCGGCGATCATCTGGCGCGGCCGAGCGCGCGCGAGGTGGAGCGGATGGCGACGCTGACGCGCGAAGCGATCGCTGCGGGCGCACTCGGCTTCTCCACCTCGCGCACGCATGCGCATCGCAGCCGCGACGGCCTCAACATCGGGACGCTGACCGCGGAGGATCCCGAGCTGATGGGGATCGCCGCTGCGCTGCGGGATGCCGAGGCGGGCGTGATCCAGCTGATTTCCGATGCCTATCTGACCGCCGATGACGATTTCGCCGCGGCCGAGCTGCAGCTGATCCGCCGCCTCGCCACCACCAGCGGGCGGCGCGTCTCCTTCACGGTGCAGCAGACCGACGACGCGCCCGATCGGTGGAAGGGCATCTACGCCGAGGTCGACCGGATGGTGGCGGACGGCCTGCCGGTCAGTACGCAGGTGGCGCCGCGCCCGATCGGCGCGATCCTGTCCTTCGCCTCGACCACCAACCCCTTCGTCGTCAGCGCGACCTATCGCCGCATCGCCGCTGGCGCGGCCGTCGCCGACCGGCTCGCCGCGCTGGCGGACCCGCAGGTGCGCGCCGCGATCCTGGCCGAACATGCCGCCTTCCACGCCAGCGAGGGGTTCATCGCGCTCATCACCCGCGGCTTCACCCGCATGTTCCGCATGACCGACCCGGTCGACTACGAGCCGCACGAAAGCCATTCGATCGCGGCGGAAGCGGCACGGGCCGGGGTCGATCCGGCCGCCCATGTCTATGATGTATTGATGGAAGAGGGCGGTCGCCGGCTGCTCTACATGCCGCTCATCAACTATGCGCGCGGCAATCTCGACGACGTGCACGGGATGATGACGGGACCGCATGCGCTGTACGGCCTGTCCGACGGCGGGGCGCATTGCGGCACGATCTGCGACGGCAGCTTCCCCACGACGACCATCGCCTTGTGGTCGAAGGGGAGCAAGTCCGGCCTGTCCGCCCCGCTCGAACGGCTGGTCCACGGCTATACGCAGCGCAATGCCGCGCACGTGGGGTGGCACGATCGCGGCGTGCTGGCGCCGGGTTATCTCGCCGACCTGAACGTCATCGCGCTCGACGAGCTGTCGCTCGCCCCGCCGGAGATCGTGCAGGATCTGCCCGCCGGCGGCACCCGCCTCCTCCAGCAGCCGCGCGGGTACCGCTGGACCGTCAAGTCCGGCGTGCCGACCTTCGAACGCGGCGCGTGGACGGGACGCACGCCCGGCCGCCTGCTGCGCGGGCAACGCGCCCGCGCCCATTAG
- a CDS encoding CinA family protein: MMLETLAPTAARIGAMLLARRQTIAVADGATGGLILAGLVTVPGATRFCRGGGLVYSLKGRDILLGLPRDDYAGMESVTEAYAALQARAIRDRFGADWGIAESGAAGPDAHPRGAPAGRSCIAIARPGGETAMTLDTGTSDRIANMGAFAAAALRFLAATLEEG; the protein is encoded by the coding sequence ATGATGCTCGAAACACTGGCGCCGACCGCCGCCCGGATCGGCGCGATGCTGCTCGCCCGGCGGCAGACGATCGCCGTCGCCGATGGCGCGACCGGGGGGCTCATCCTGGCCGGGCTGGTCACGGTGCCGGGGGCCACGCGCTTCTGCCGCGGCGGCGGGCTCGTCTATTCGCTGAAGGGACGCGATATCCTCCTCGGCCTGCCGCGGGACGATTATGCGGGGATGGAATCGGTGACGGAGGCCTATGCCGCGCTTCAGGCGCGCGCGATCCGCGATCGGTTCGGCGCGGACTGGGGCATCGCGGAAAGCGGCGCGGCGGGACCCGATGCGCATCCGCGCGGTGCCCCCGCCGGCCGGAGTTGCATCGCGATCGCCCGCCCCGGCGGCGAGACCGCGATGACGCTGGACACCGGCACGAGCGATCGCATCGCGAACATGGGCGCGTTCGCGGCGGCGGCGCTTCGCTTCCTCGCGGCAACGCTGGAAGAGGGTTAA
- a CDS encoding N-acyl-D-amino-acid deacylase family protein, protein MYDLIVRNGTIVDGTGAAPWRGDVAIRGDRIVAVGAVTGPATREIDATGRLVTPGWVDIHTHYDGQITWASRLDPSSTLGATTVVVGNCGVGFAPVRESDHDTLIRLMEGVEDIPGAALHEGLSWQWESFGDYMDAVERLPHDIDVAVQVPHGALRVYVMGERGARREPATAEENERMRALTAEAIRDGALGFSTTRTMVHRTADGDLTPTVRAAREEMEAIARGLADAGSGVIQWVSDFQEMDEEFSLVRDLTRIAGQPLSFSMVQADVVPNQWRELTGRLEQAVAEGYPIKAQIAGRPVGLMLGLQGSVHPFISRPSYAAIQHLPLAEKVAAMRDPALRARLIAEAPLKDHPFVNSVAGAQHKMFRIGERVDYEPDPSTSIAAEAERLGVHPDELVYDALLEDEGRAFLFFPMHNYVEGDLGNVQAMIEHPDTLAGLSDGGAHVGAICDVSLPTFMLTHWCRDRTRGPLLDLATTVRQQTRDTAMAVGLHDRGVLAPGYLADLNVIDFEALELGRPYMVHDLPTGARRLMQKATGYVATIKSGEVIYRDGEPTDALPGKLIRGRQPAPAPSHEALAA, encoded by the coding sequence ATGTACGACCTGATCGTTCGCAACGGCACGATCGTCGACGGCACGGGCGCGGCGCCCTGGCGCGGCGATGTCGCGATCCGGGGCGACCGCATCGTCGCGGTCGGCGCCGTCACCGGCCCGGCGACGCGCGAGATCGACGCCACGGGCAGACTGGTGACGCCGGGCTGGGTCGACATCCACACCCATTACGACGGACAGATCACCTGGGCCTCGCGGCTCGACCCCTCCTCGACGCTCGGTGCGACGACGGTGGTGGTGGGCAATTGCGGCGTCGGCTTCGCGCCGGTACGCGAGAGCGATCACGACACGCTGATCCGTCTGATGGAGGGGGTGGAGGACATCCCCGGCGCCGCGCTGCACGAGGGGCTGTCGTGGCAGTGGGAATCGTTCGGCGATTACATGGATGCGGTGGAGCGCCTGCCGCACGACATCGACGTCGCGGTACAGGTGCCGCACGGCGCGCTGCGCGTCTATGTCATGGGGGAGCGCGGCGCCCGGCGCGAGCCGGCGACCGCGGAGGAGAACGAGCGGATGCGCGCGCTGACCGCGGAGGCGATCCGCGACGGCGCGCTGGGCTTCTCCACGACGCGCACGATGGTGCATCGCACCGCCGACGGCGACCTGACCCCGACCGTCCGCGCCGCGCGCGAGGAGATGGAGGCGATCGCGCGCGGGCTGGCGGATGCGGGGTCCGGCGTGATCCAGTGGGTATCCGACTTTCAGGAAATGGACGAGGAATTCTCGCTGGTGCGCGACCTGACCCGGATCGCGGGTCAGCCGCTCAGCTTCTCGATGGTGCAGGCCGATGTCGTGCCCAACCAGTGGCGCGAACTGACCGGGCGGCTGGAGCAGGCGGTGGCCGAGGGCTATCCGATCAAGGCGCAGATCGCGGGGCGTCCCGTGGGACTGATGCTGGGGCTGCAGGGATCCGTCCACCCCTTCATCAGTCGCCCGAGCTATGCCGCGATCCAGCATCTGCCGCTGGCGGAGAAGGTGGCGGCGATGCGCGACCCGGCGCTGCGCGCGCGGCTGATCGCCGAGGCCCCGCTGAAGGACCATCCGTTCGTCAATTCGGTCGCGGGCGCGCAGCACAAGATGTTCCGCATCGGCGAGCGCGTCGACTACGAACCCGATCCGTCGACCAGCATCGCCGCCGAAGCCGAACGGCTGGGCGTCCACCCCGACGAACTCGTCTATGACGCGCTGCTGGAGGACGAGGGGCGTGCGTTCCTGTTCTTCCCGATGCACAATTACGTCGAGGGCGACCTCGGCAACGTGCAGGCGATGATCGAACATCCCGACACGCTGGCCGGGCTGTCCGACGGCGGCGCGCATGTCGGGGCGATCTGCGACGTCAGCCTGCCGACCTTCATGCTGACGCACTGGTGCCGCGACCGCACGCGCGGGCCGCTCCTCGACCTCGCCACCACGGTGCGCCAGCAGACGCGCGACACCGCGATGGCGGTGGGATTGCACGACCGCGGCGTACTGGCGCCCGGCTATCTCGCGGACCTGAACGTAATCGACTTCGAGGCGCTGGAACTGGGGCGGCCGTACATGGTGCACGACCTGCCGACCGGCGCGCGCCGGCTGATGCAGAAGGCGACCGGCTATGTCGCGACGATCAAGTCGGGCGAGGTCATCTACCGGGACGGCGAGCCTACCGATGCGCTGCCCGGCAAGCTGATCCGCGGACGCCAGCCCGCCCCCGCCCCGTCGCATGAGGCGCTGGCAGCCTGA
- a CDS encoding TonB-dependent receptor gives MALFLCAGSAAMGGGVAAARPVTPEAPAGVADDGESGGLPEVVVTARRRAEEAQRVPAALSVVGGDLIDRSYTVNTQGLTTLIPTLNYSSANPRNTAFTIRGLGSSVVAVSQANDGLEPGVGFYVDQVYHARPATAAFDFADIEQVEELRGPQGTLFGKNTTAGALNITTRAPTFTREGFAELSYGDYNFVQARGWASGPITDTIAYRVSGVSTRRDGVLDNVRTGRAANTIGTQAVRGQLLFRPDDAIQMRVIADVTNFQAYCCGQVYLRTGTSLRAASRQFGGPSGLAAQFGYAPPSTNPYDRKTDIDGPLGVDTNEGGVSAITDWNLGPVTLTSVTAWRFWNWDAENDRDYTGIPVQLSQHIPSRQDQYSQELRLASNGTGPLSYVVGLYGFRQRLTGRPISIYGPAAARYLIGAVTGANNTPVPSDLLDGYGQDGRTDFRSLSYAAFGEVNYRLLDRLTATIGLRYTQEDKDGYYATTVSGGPATTNSALVTARLGVLRPQAYEAHDSDGSLSGRGNLAWQVTDTTMAYASYARGFKSGGINMSGLPLDGNNRPVLATAVVRPERNETYEIGLKNTLFDKRLIVNIDGFYTNVRDFQATVVENSLTQTVQLRGYLSNIPQVTVKGVEADVTALILPGLSARTSFAWSDGRYTDYPAGPCPLEVQTAATTRCSLTGRRLASLPRFAITAGLDYQRPVGDGQVVVHVDTASRSGFDGDPSLSRFTYIRGYNLTNANIGYRFANGLELVAWARNLFDADYIQNLTIQAGNSGLIVGTPSDPRTIGGTVRVRL, from the coding sequence ATGGCGTTGTTCTTGTGCGCGGGTAGCGCGGCGATGGGCGGCGGGGTGGCTGCGGCGCGCCCCGTCACCCCGGAGGCACCGGCCGGGGTCGCGGACGACGGGGAAAGCGGCGGTCTGCCCGAGGTCGTGGTCACCGCGCGACGCCGGGCGGAGGAGGCGCAGCGCGTCCCCGCCGCGCTGTCCGTCGTGGGCGGCGATCTCATCGACCGCAGCTACACCGTCAACACGCAGGGTCTGACGACGCTGATCCCGACGCTGAACTACAGCTCGGCCAACCCGCGCAACACCGCCTTCACGATCCGCGGGCTGGGGTCGAGCGTGGTCGCGGTCAGCCAGGCCAATGACGGGCTGGAGCCGGGCGTCGGCTTCTACGTCGATCAGGTCTATCACGCGCGCCCCGCCACCGCGGCGTTCGACTTCGCCGATATCGAGCAGGTCGAGGAACTGCGCGGGCCGCAGGGCACGCTGTTCGGCAAGAACACGACCGCGGGCGCGCTCAATATCACCACGCGCGCGCCGACCTTCACCCGCGAGGGCTTCGCCGAACTGTCCTATGGCGATTACAACTTCGTGCAGGCCAGGGGCTGGGCGTCGGGACCGATCACCGACACGATCGCCTACCGGGTCTCGGGCGTCTCGACCCGGCGCGACGGCGTTCTCGACAATGTCCGCACCGGCCGCGCCGCCAACACGATCGGTACGCAGGCGGTGCGCGGGCAGTTGCTGTTCAGGCCCGATGACGCGATCCAGATGCGCGTGATCGCCGACGTCACCAACTTCCAGGCCTATTGCTGCGGGCAGGTGTACCTTCGCACCGGCACGTCCCTGCGCGCCGCCAGCCGCCAGTTCGGGGGGCCGAGCGGTCTGGCCGCGCAGTTCGGCTATGCCCCGCCGAGTACGAACCCGTACGATCGCAAGACCGATATCGACGGCCCGCTCGGCGTCGACACCAACGAAGGCGGCGTCAGCGCGATCACCGACTGGAACCTGGGCCCGGTCACGCTGACGTCGGTGACGGCGTGGCGCTTCTGGAACTGGGATGCGGAGAACGACCGCGACTATACCGGCATTCCCGTCCAGCTGTCGCAGCACATCCCGTCGCGGCAGGATCAGTACAGCCAGGAATTGCGCCTGGCCTCGAACGGCACGGGGCCGCTGTCCTATGTCGTCGGCCTGTATGGCTTCCGCCAGCGGCTGACCGGCCGCCCGATCAGCATCTATGGCCCCGCCGCCGCGCGCTATCTGATCGGGGCGGTGACGGGGGCCAACAATACGCCGGTGCCCTCCGATCTGCTCGACGGCTACGGACAGGACGGCCGTACCGACTTCCGCAGCCTGAGCTATGCCGCGTTCGGCGAGGTCAATTACCGCCTCCTCGACCGCCTGACCGCGACGATCGGCCTGCGCTACACGCAGGAGGACAAGGACGGCTATTACGCCACCACCGTCTCGGGCGGCCCGGCGACCACCAATAGCGCGCTCGTCACCGCCCGCCTCGGCGTATTGCGCCCGCAGGCGTACGAGGCGCATGACAGCGACGGCAGCCTGTCGGGGCGCGGCAATCTGGCGTGGCAGGTGACCGATACGACGATGGCCTATGCCAGCTATGCGCGCGGGTTCAAATCGGGCGGGATCAACATGTCGGGCCTGCCGCTCGACGGCAACAACCGCCCCGTGCTGGCGACCGCCGTGGTGCGGCCCGAACGCAACGAAACCTATGAGATCGGGCTCAAGAACACGCTGTTCGACAAGCGGCTGATCGTCAACATCGACGGTTTCTACACCAACGTCCGCGACTTTCAGGCGACCGTCGTCGAGAACTCGCTGACGCAGACGGTGCAGCTGCGCGGCTATCTGTCCAACATCCCGCAGGTGACGGTGAAGGGCGTCGAGGCGGACGTGACCGCCCTGATCCTGCCGGGGCTGAGCGCACGCACCAGCTTCGCCTGGTCGGACGGCCGATATACCGATTATCCCGCCGGCCCATGCCCGCTGGAGGTGCAGACCGCGGCGACCACGCGGTGCAGCCTGACCGGACGTCGCCTCGCGTCATTGCCGCGCTTCGCGATCACCGCCGGGCTGGATTACCAGCGGCCGGTGGGTGACGGACAGGTGGTCGTCCATGTCGATACCGCCTCGCGCAGCGGCTTCGACGGCGACCCCAGCCTGTCGCGCTTCACCTATATCCGCGGCTACAACCTGACCAATGCCAATATCGGCTATCGATTCGCCAACGGGCTGGAACTCGTCGCGTGGGCGCGCAACCTGTTCGACGCCGATTACATCCAGAACCTGACGATCCAGGCGGGCAATTCCGGGCTGATCGTCGGCACGCCCAGCGATCCACGGACGATCGGAGGGACCGTCCGCGTTCGCCTGTGA
- a CDS encoding 3-keto-5-aminohexanoate cleavage protein — protein MPPLIIEAALNGATPRSRNPHVPVAPAEIADAALAAIDAGAAIVHTHIERMDLTGDAAVARYMEGYAPVLAARPDAILWGTVATGADVEARFGHYRGLARAGVRMGAFDPGSVNLGTHGDDGLPGASFVYATSYRDIAWLAALHDAERLAPAIAIYEPGWLRTVLAYQQAGRLPRGAFVKLYFGGRYNFLDGRRSAVTFGLPPTERALDAYLELLEGTGLPWAVAAIGDDVVDTGLAALAIARGGHVRVGLEDFGGERQPHNLELIAEVVALARAAGRPVATTAQAAQMLDLPR, from the coding sequence ATGCCACCGCTCATCATCGAGGCCGCGCTGAACGGCGCCACGCCCAGGTCGCGCAACCCGCACGTGCCCGTCGCCCCCGCGGAGATCGCGGACGCCGCGCTGGCGGCCATCGACGCCGGGGCGGCGATCGTCCACACGCATATCGAGCGGATGGACCTGACCGGCGATGCGGCGGTCGCACGCTATATGGAGGGTTATGCGCCGGTGCTGGCCGCGCGCCCCGACGCGATCCTGTGGGGCACGGTGGCGACCGGGGCGGATGTGGAGGCGCGCTTCGGCCATTATCGCGGCCTCGCCCGCGCCGGGGTGCGGATGGGGGCGTTCGATCCCGGATCGGTCAACCTCGGCACGCATGGCGACGACGGCCTGCCGGGCGCCTCGTTCGTCTACGCGACCTCGTACCGGGACATCGCGTGGCTGGCGGCATTGCACGACGCGGAGCGGCTGGCGCCCGCCATCGCGATCTACGAGCCCGGCTGGCTGCGCACCGTGCTGGCCTATCAGCAGGCCGGAAGGCTTCCGCGCGGGGCGTTCGTGAAGCTGTATTTCGGCGGGCGCTACAATTTCCTCGATGGCAGGCGGAGTGCCGTCACCTTCGGTCTGCCGCCGACCGAGCGCGCGCTCGATGCCTATCTGGAGCTGCTGGAGGGCACCGGGCTGCCCTGGGCGGTGGCGGCGATCGGGGACGATGTGGTCGATACCGGCCTCGCCGCGCTCGCGATCGCCCGCGGCGGGCACGTGCGCGTCGGCCTGGAGGATTTCGGCGGGGAGCGGCAGCCGCACAATCTGGAGTTGATCGCCGAGGTCGTCGCCCTCGCCCGCGCCGCGGGTCGCCCGGTCGCGACGACCGCGCAGGCCGCGCAGATGCTGGACCTGCCGCGGTGA
- a CDS encoding Crp/Fnr family transcriptional regulator translates to MSPDQLLANRWFARQPAALRSAIAGTGRVIALAPGQWVYGEGDDATGLVMVLDGWLRLEAAVGARTVLVGVARAGGAFGQSQRRGGGPRIVTARAGPASRVVTVSDAALERIGAALPAMWQAVSELVYAQLDASVHGLAQMLALPPRARIAARLMLFADDGIVPLAQSDLAELCGVSRKVANAHLAALEAAGAIARGYGRIRLLDPGLLGRIRDAD, encoded by the coding sequence ATGTCGCCCGATCAGCTTCTCGCCAACCGCTGGTTCGCGCGGCAACCCGCGGCGCTTCGGTCGGCCATCGCCGGTACGGGACGCGTCATCGCGCTGGCCCCCGGACAATGGGTGTATGGCGAGGGCGACGACGCCACCGGGCTGGTCATGGTATTGGACGGATGGCTGCGGCTGGAGGCGGCGGTCGGGGCGCGGACGGTGCTGGTCGGGGTGGCGCGGGCCGGAGGCGCGTTCGGCCAGTCGCAGCGGCGCGGCGGCGGACCGCGCATCGTCACCGCGCGCGCCGGCCCCGCGAGCCGCGTCGTGACGGTCAGCGACGCCGCGCTGGAGCGGATCGGCGCCGCACTCCCCGCCATGTGGCAGGCGGTCAGCGAGCTGGTCTATGCGCAGCTGGATGCGAGCGTCCACGGACTGGCGCAGATGCTGGCGCTGCCGCCGCGCGCGCGGATCGCCGCCCGGCTGATGCTGTTCGCCGACGACGGCATCGTGCCGCTCGCGCAATCGGACCTCGCCGAACTCTGCGGCGTGTCGCGCAAGGTCGCCAACGCCCATCTCGCCGCGCTGGAGGCGGCGGGCGCGATCGCACGCGGCTATGGCCGGATTCGCCTTCTCGACCCCGGGCTGCTGGGGCGTATCCGCGACGCGGATTAA
- a CDS encoding TauD/TfdA dioxygenase family protein, translating into MTSVQMRPLSEHVGVEARGIDVKTLDEAAFGSLRDAVAHHGILFVRDQELTPEQHIAFARRWGAIDVNKYFPANGGHPEIAEVRKAENQQTNIGGRWHTDHSYDAVPAMGSILLARETPPSGGDTLFASLGAAFDSLSEGMKTMLRGLRAVHSADHIYSAEGIYAKTDQGAELKGHDERTRAVHPVVIRHPRTGREILYVNPAFTLHFDGWTREESVPLLTYLYQVAMQDRFQCRVSWAPGSIAIWDNRSTWHCAMNDYHGHRRLMHRITISGEPLN; encoded by the coding sequence ATGACGTCAGTGCAGATGCGCCCGCTGTCCGAACATGTCGGGGTGGAGGCGCGCGGGATCGACGTGAAGACGCTGGACGAGGCCGCCTTCGGGTCGCTGCGCGACGCGGTCGCGCACCACGGCATCCTGTTCGTGCGCGATCAGGAACTGACCCCCGAGCAGCATATCGCCTTCGCGCGGCGCTGGGGCGCGATCGACGTCAACAAATATTTCCCCGCCAACGGCGGCCATCCCGAAATCGCCGAGGTCCGCAAGGCGGAGAACCAGCAGACCAACATCGGCGGGCGCTGGCACACCGATCACAGCTATGATGCGGTGCCCGCGATGGGATCGATCCTGCTGGCCCGCGAAACCCCGCCGAGCGGCGGCGATACGCTGTTCGCCAGCCTGGGCGCGGCGTTCGACAGCCTGTCGGAGGGGATGAAGACCATGTTGCGCGGGCTGCGCGCGGTGCATTCCGCCGACCACATCTACAGCGCGGAGGGCATCTACGCGAAGACCGATCAGGGTGCCGAGCTAAAGGGGCATGACGAACGGACCCGTGCCGTCCATCCGGTGGTCATCCGTCACCCGCGCACCGGGCGCGAGATCCTGTACGTCAATCCCGCCTTCACGCTCCACTTCGACGGCTGGACGCGCGAGGAGAGCGTGCCGCTGCTCACCTATCTCTATCAGGTCGCGATGCAGGACCGCTTCCAGTGCCGCGTCAGCTGGGCGCCGGGCTCGATCGCGATCTGGGACAATCGCTCGACCTGGCATTGCGCGATGAACGATTACCACGGCCACCGCCGGCTGATGCACCGGATCACGATCTCGGGCGAACCGCTGAACTGA